The following DNA comes from Thermodesulfobacteriota bacterium.
CGCCTCAGTGCGGATTCGGTGGCGCTGACTGCCGGGGCCAGCAGCATGACCAAGGGGGAAACGCTGGTCGATACCGTCCGGAATCTGGAGGTCATGTCCCCGGATATAATCGTTATCCGGCACTCTTCCGCCGGCGCGCCTCACCTGCTGGCCCGCCATGTTTCCCTGCCAGTGATCAACGCCGGCGACGGCATGCACGCCCATCCCTCACAGGCCCTGCTGGACCTGATGACCGTTCGGGAGAAAAAAGGCCGCATCGCCGGTCTGCGGCTGGCCATCATCGGCGATATCGCCCGTAGCCGGGTCGCCCGGTGCAACATAGCGGGCTTTCGCAAGATGGGGGCCAGCGTCGTGGTGGCGGCGCCGCCGACCATGCTGCCGTTCGGCATCGATTCTCTGGGCGCGGAGGTGACGCACAGCGCGGATGAGGCCATTGACGGAGCGGACGTGATTATGATGTTGAGGATCCAGAAGGAGCGCCTGGCAGCCCATCTGTTTTCATCGGCGCGGGAGTACGCCAGAACCTTCGGGCTGACGGTGGAGCGGGTGAAGCGGGCGCGTCCGGACGCGCTGATCATGCATCCCGGCCCGTTGAACCGGGGCGTGGAAATCGCGCCGGAGGTGGCTGACGGACCGTGTTCGGTGATTCTGGATCAGGTGGAAAACGGTGTGGCGGTTAGGATGGCGCTGTTTTATCTGGTATTGGGAGGCCAGCGGGATGGTGGTGATTAGAGGCGGTCGGGTGGTTGACCCGGGACATCTGGACGGGATTTACGACATTTATATTTCCGAAGGCCGGATTGTCGATATTGCCGCCCCGTCTGCCGGGGCGGCGTCTTCTCCGGCCGTGACCGAAGAAATTCAGGCCGCCGGCAAAATCGTCACGCCCGGTCTGATTGACATGCATGTTCATCTGCGGGAGCCGGGATACGAATACAAGGAGACCATCGCCACCGGCTGCCTGGCCGCGGCCTGTGGAGGATTTACGGCGGTTTGCCCCATGCCCAATACGGAGCCGGTGAATGACAGGGCCGAGGTCTGTCGGTTTATGATTTCCCAGGCGGCCGCGAGCGGGGTTGGCGTCCGCGTGCTTCCCATCGGCGCCATCAGCCGGGACCAGGAGGGGAAAGACCTGGCCGAATTCGCCGGTCTGAAAGAAGCCGGCGCTGTGGCGGTATCCGATGACGGCAAGCCGGTTTCCGATGATCTGCTCATGCGTCGGGCCATGGAATACGCCAAAGGATTCGGCCTGCCGGTTATTTCCCACTGCGAGGTGGTCAGCCTGGCGGCCGGGGGCGCCATGAACGAGGGACTGGCGTCGACGCGGCTGGGGCTGGCCGGGATCCCCAACGCGGCGGAACGCATCATGGTGGAACGGGACATCGCCCTGTGCGAACTGACCGGCGCCGCGTTGCATATCGCCCACGTAAGCGCCCGGGAGTCAGTCCGGGCCATAAGGGAGGCAAAAAAAAGAGGCGTGCCGGTGACGGCGGAAACAGCGCCCCATTTTTTCATGCTGACGGACGAAGCGGTGGGGGAATATGACACGGCCGCCAAGGTCAACCCGCCCCTGCGGTCGGAAGCGGACCGGGAAGCCGTCTGTGAGGGGCTGGCCGATGGCACCATTGACGCCATTGCCAGCGATCACGCGCCTCATTCCGTCATGGAAAAAGAGGTGGAGTTCGATCTCGCGGCCAACGGCATCAGCGGACTGGAGACTTCTCTGGCATTGTCCCTGTCGCTGGTAAGGCGCAACCTGATCTCCATCAGCCGCCTGGTGGAGGCCATGTCGCTTGCCCCGGCCCGGATTCTGGGTCTTCCCGGCGGTCTGGCCGTCGGCGGTCCCGCGGATATTACCGTGATCGATCCGGATATGGCCTGGCGGGTGGATGCGGCATCGTTCCGTTCCCTGGGAAAGAATACGCCGTTCGATCGATGGGAGCTTCAGGGAAAGGCGGTTCTGACCATGGTGGGCGGCCGGGTCGTATACTACGGGCTGGCGCCCGGCGCCGGACGCTGCCGATAGAGGAAAAACCGATGGCCGAGAAACAGGCGCATATCCTTGTCGTCGACGACGAGTTGAGCATGCGTGAACTGCTGGATGTCATGCTTTCCCGGGAAGGTTACCGAATTTCCCTGGCGGAGGACGGCCGCAAGGCCATCGCCATGATCGGTGAGATCAAGTTTGATCTGGTGCTGTGCGATGTCCGGCTGGGAGATCTGTCCGGGATCGAGGTGCTGAAGGCCGCTAAAAAGGCCGACCCGGAAACCGTGGTGATCATGATTTCCGCTTATGCCGCAACCGAGACGGCAGTCGAAGCCATGAACGCCGGCGCCTATGATTTCGTGCCCAAGCCCCTGGACAGCAACGAACTGAAAAAAACCATCGAAAGCGCTCTTCTGCTAAAGACCGTGGAGCAGGAGAAAAAAGCCATCGATAAACGCCTTGAGAACAATCTGCACTTCCATAATATTGTCGGCGATCATCCCAAGATGCATCATATTTACCGTCTCATCCGTCAAGTGGCCAGAACCAAGACCCGGGTTCTGATCAGCGGTGAGAGCGGCACCGGTAAGGAGTTGATCGCCCGCGCCATTCACCGGGAGAGCGCCCGCACCGACAAACCGTTTGTAGTGGTCAACTGCGGCGGGATTCCGGAGAATTTGATGGAAAGCGAACTGTTCGGTCACAAGAAAGGTTCCTTTACCGGCGCGACCAACGACAAAAAGGGTCTTTTCACCATGGCCCATTCCGGGACGATTTTTCTGGATGAAATCGGGGAATTGAGCCTGCCCCTGCAGGTCAAGCTCCTGCGCGTTGTCCAGGACGGTGCGTTCAAACAGGTCGGCGGCACCGAGGATATCGTGGTGGACGCCAGGATTCTGGCCGCTACCAACAAGAATTTGTCCAAGGAAGTTATCGCGGGCAATTTCCGCGAAGATTTGTTTTACCGGTTGAACGTGATCGAACTGAAAGTCCCGCCTTTACGTGAGCGCAAGAGTGACATCCGACTGCTGGCGCAGTACTATCTGGAAAAATTTTCCGCCGAATTCGACAAAAAGGTCTCCAAGATATCATCTTATGCTATTGATATGTTGGAGAAATATGATTTTCCGGGAAATGTCCGCGAACTGGAGAACCTGATCGAGCGCAGCGTCGCCCTGACGGAAACCAATATCATTCTGCCGGAGAGCCTGTCGATTTCAACCTACAAACGGCGCTGGATCGAAGGGCTTCCGGGAAGGCGGTTCGATCTGGATGAGGTGACCAACGGCGTTCAACTCGACGAGATTCTGTCGGAAATTGAAAAAGCCTATCTGAATAAAGCCATGGAGGTCAGCGGCGGCAACAAGAACCGGGCCTGCGAACTTCTGGGGATCAGCCCGCGTTCTTTTCGCTATCGGCTTGACAAATTGGATCTGGAACGATAATATATAAATTGTTATCGATACTGAAAAATGGCGGGTATCCGAAAACGACGAGTATCCTCTGGCAAAATTATTAAAAAATCCGTCAATGAAGACAGCGATTATGGGACCGATCATGACTATCCGGGTGGACAATTTTCGCGTCGATGATGACAATAATTGTCGTTTCCTGTCTTTCAGCGTTGTGCCGGTGTTTTCGGCAAAAAGGATGCTTGTTTGTTTTTTCAGGGAAAACAAGTGGTTTTGTACTTAACCGACAACCTGCTGCTAAATGGCACCCTTATTGCATATGGGAAAGGCAACGTCAGGAAAAATGAACGGAGCCAAAACAAGAGAGGGAAATATCCTAAATTAAACACGGCTTGATTTAAACTAGAAACATATATGAAAGGAGGGAGGAGGCGTAAAAAAGGTTCAAAATACAGGGTAAATGGTACATTTCAAAAGAACTCAAACCAAAGGCATAAAGGAGACAACCATGTTACGTAAACTTCAGTTGAAAAAAGGCACCCAGGGTTTTACATTGATCGAATTGATGATCGTTATCGCCATCATCGGTATTCTGGCGGCTATCGCTATCCCCAACTTCATCGCTTACCGGAATAAATCCTTCTGCAGCCAGGCGGAATCCGATGCCAACAACATCGCCGCCGCCCTGTCGGATCATTTTTCCATTCCGTCCAATACCGATCTTCCTGCCAACACTTCTACTTGGGCAACCAATCTCTGCACCGGCCAAAACACTGCTGACGTTGAGGCGGCGGATCCCAACCTGAACATTACCGTTC
Coding sequences within:
- a CDS encoding aspartate carbamoyltransferase catalytic subunit, whose product is MGGLSTKHILEMASLSCDDITLILDTAVNMKEISRRPVKKVPTLRGKTVVSFFYESSTRTRVSFDLAAKRLSADSVALTAGASSMTKGETLVDTVRNLEVMSPDIIVIRHSSAGAPHLLARHVSLPVINAGDGMHAHPSQALLDLMTVREKKGRIAGLRLAIIGDIARSRVARCNIAGFRKMGASVVVAAPPTMLPFGIDSLGAEVTHSADEAIDGADVIMMLRIQKERLAAHLFSSAREYARTFGLTVERVKRARPDALIMHPGPLNRGVEIAPEVADGPCSVILDQVENGVAVRMALFYLVLGGQRDGGD
- a CDS encoding dihydroorotase — translated: MVVIRGGRVVDPGHLDGIYDIYISEGRIVDIAAPSAGAASSPAVTEEIQAAGKIVTPGLIDMHVHLREPGYEYKETIATGCLAAACGGFTAVCPMPNTEPVNDRAEVCRFMISQAAASGVGVRVLPIGAISRDQEGKDLAEFAGLKEAGAVAVSDDGKPVSDDLLMRRAMEYAKGFGLPVISHCEVVSLAAGGAMNEGLASTRLGLAGIPNAAERIMVERDIALCELTGAALHIAHVSARESVRAIREAKKRGVPVTAETAPHFFMLTDEAVGEYDTAAKVNPPLRSEADREAVCEGLADGTIDAIASDHAPHSVMEKEVEFDLAANGISGLETSLALSLSLVRRNLISISRLVEAMSLAPARILGLPGGLAVGGPADITVIDPDMAWRVDAASFRSLGKNTPFDRWELQGKAVLTMVGGRVVYYGLAPGAGRCR
- a CDS encoding sigma-54 dependent transcriptional regulator → MAEKQAHILVVDDELSMRELLDVMLSREGYRISLAEDGRKAIAMIGEIKFDLVLCDVRLGDLSGIEVLKAAKKADPETVVIMISAYAATETAVEAMNAGAYDFVPKPLDSNELKKTIESALLLKTVEQEKKAIDKRLENNLHFHNIVGDHPKMHHIYRLIRQVARTKTRVLISGESGTGKELIARAIHRESARTDKPFVVVNCGGIPENLMESELFGHKKGSFTGATNDKKGLFTMAHSGTIFLDEIGELSLPLQVKLLRVVQDGAFKQVGGTEDIVVDARILAATNKNLSKEVIAGNFREDLFYRLNVIELKVPPLRERKSDIRLLAQYYLEKFSAEFDKKVSKISSYAIDMLEKYDFPGNVRELENLIERSVALTETNIILPESLSISTYKRRWIEGLPGRRFDLDEVTNGVQLDEILSEIEKAYLNKAMEVSGGNKNRACELLGISPRSFRYRLDKLDLER